A genome region from Pseudomonadota bacterium includes the following:
- a CDS encoding 4-hydroxy-tetrahydrodipicolinate synthase: MFKGVMTAVITPFVDGRIDESALRKLIDWQIAEGIDAIVPCGTTGEAATLSYEEQDRAVRVAVEQAAGRVPVIAGAGSNSTSNAIKLARQVKAAGADAMLQVTPFYNKPTQEGLHQHFRAIAEVVDLPMVLYNVPGRTAVNILPETVARLAKIDSIVGVKEASGRIEQIREVLRLTPDGFAVLSGDDGLNFEVYRAGGAGAISVVSNVAPKLVSAVWDAFDAGRADEASQMQRDLDLLNKAMFIETNPIPAKTSLAMMGRCAEEFRLPMTPISEEHRAELKDILVKYGIL, encoded by the coding sequence ATGTTCAAAGGCGTGATGACAGCGGTCATAACCCCGTTCGTTGACGGAAGGATCGACGAGAGTGCGCTGAGAAAACTCATCGACTGGCAGATCGCCGAGGGGATCGACGCGATCGTGCCCTGCGGAACGACAGGCGAAGCGGCCACGCTCTCATACGAGGAGCAGGACCGCGCGGTGCGCGTGGCGGTCGAGCAGGCGGCGGGCCGCGTGCCGGTGATCGCTGGCGCGGGCTCCAACTCCACGTCCAACGCGATCAAGCTGGCCAGACAGGTCAAGGCGGCGGGCGCGGACGCGATGCTCCAGGTAACCCCGTTCTACAACAAACCGACGCAGGAGGGGCTCCATCAGCACTTCCGCGCGATCGCAGAGGTGGTGGACCTGCCCATGGTGCTCTACAACGTGCCCGGAAGGACCGCGGTCAACATACTGCCCGAGACCGTTGCGAGGCTGGCGAAGATCGATTCCATCGTGGGCGTGAAGGAGGCATCGGGCAGGATCGAGCAGATCCGCGAGGTCCTGCGGCTCACCCCCGACGGGTTCGCCGTGCTCTCCGGCGACGACGGGCTCAACTTCGAGGTCTACCGCGCCGGCGGCGCAGGCGCGATATCGGTGGTCTCCAACGTTGCGCCGAAGCTCGTCTCAGCGGTGTGGGACGCGTTCGATGCGGGCAGGGCCGATGAGGCATCGCAGATGCAGCGAGATCTCGATCTCCTCAACAAGGCGATGTTCATAGAGACCAACCCGATACCGGCAAAGACCTCGCTGGCGATGATGGGCCGCTGCGCAGAGGAGTTCAGGCTGCCAATGACTCCCATCTCAGAGGAGCACAGGGCAGAGCTCAAGGACATACTGGTGAAGTACGGGATATTATGA
- the dapB gene encoding 4-hydroxy-tetrahydrodipicolinate reductase, whose translation MIRIVVTGAKGRMGRKVAELVRAASDLSLAAEIDAGDSLAAAARACDVIVDFTTAAASAENAAIAASAARPIVIGTTGLGDAERAAIKGASSRVPVVCAPNMSIGVNVMFALVATAARALGGSYSVDIEETHHVHKLDSPSGTAKRIAEIAARERGPEEIEVRSVRRGEVVGDHEIRFVSPDERLSIAHSAGDRSIFARGAVAAARWIVGKPPGLYDMGDVLGLRSEAEGPGS comes from the coding sequence ATGATCAGGATCGTGGTGACAGGCGCGAAGGGGAGGATGGGCCGCAAGGTCGCCGAGCTCGTGCGCGCGGCTTCCGATCTCTCGCTCGCCGCGGAGATCGACGCCGGCGACTCGCTGGCCGCGGCGGCCCGCGCCTGCGACGTGATCGTGGACTTCACGACCGCGGCCGCCTCGGCCGAGAACGCGGCGATCGCCGCATCGGCCGCAAGGCCGATCGTCATCGGGACCACAGGCCTGGGCGATGCGGAGAGGGCCGCGATAAAAGGGGCCTCATCGCGCGTCCCCGTCGTGTGTGCGCCGAACATGAGCATAGGCGTCAACGTGATGTTCGCGCTGGTCGCGACAGCGGCGCGCGCCCTCGGTGGCTCCTACTCCGTGGACATCGAGGAGACCCACCACGTGCATAAGCTGGACAGCCCCAGCGGAACGGCGAAGAGGATCGCGGAGATCGCGGCCCGCGAGCGGGGCCCCGAGGAGATCGAGGTGAGATCGGTCAGGCGCGGCGAGGTGGTCGGCGACCACGAGATACGCTTCGTGTCCCCGGACGAGAGGCTCTCGATCGCGCACAGCGCCGGCGACCGCTCCATATTCGCGCGCGGCGCCGTGGCCGCGGCCCGCTGGATCGTGGGCAAACCGCCCGGCCTCTACGACATGGGCGATGTGCTGGGGCTGAGATCAGAAGCCGAGGGGCCAGGAAGCTGA
- the folK gene encoding 2-amino-4-hydroxy-6-hydroxymethyldihydropteridine diphosphokinase encodes MHTAYIGIGSNLGDRLRNCRAAIDRLASYPEINITRVSRWYETGAIPALQAGAKLPDYVNGAAEIETSLSPEGLLATLQEVEAGMGRTLPRPKGQPRTMDLDLLLFGAETVDMPGLAVPHPGLSKRLFVLLPLCDIAPDAVDPRSGLTAAQMKDLLTAGDRRIAERITVHHSPVTA; translated from the coding sequence ATGCACACGGCCTACATAGGGATAGGGTCTAATCTCGGCGACAGGCTCAGGAACTGCAGGGCTGCAATCGATCGCCTCGCCTCGTATCCGGAAATCAACATCACAAGGGTATCCCGCTGGTACGAGACAGGGGCGATACCTGCCCTGCAGGCCGGCGCAAAACTGCCCGACTACGTAAACGGCGCTGCGGAGATCGAGACCTCGCTGTCACCGGAGGGGCTGCTCGCCACGCTCCAGGAGGTGGAGGCCGGGATGGGCCGCACGCTCCCCAGGCCAAAGGGCCAACCCAGGACAATGGACCTGGACCTGCTGCTTTTCGGCGCGGAAACGGTCGATATGCCGGGGCTTGCGGTCCCCCATCCGGGGCTCTCCAAAAGATTGTTTGTGCTCCTGCCGCTGTGTGATATAGCGCCTGATGCGGTCGACCCTAGGTCCGGCCTCACGGCGGCGCAGATGAAGGACCTGCTCACAGCCGGCGACCGCCGCATCGCCGAACGGATCACCGTTCACCATTCACCGGTCACGGCTTGA
- the fsa gene encoding fructose-6-phosphate aldolase, protein MKLFIDTAKIEEIREANAMGVLDGVTTNPSLVSRTGRDFKTVVHEILREIPDRPVSLETTALDAPGMIEESKKLADLGENVVCKIPTTVEGLKAIRSLSEIGIKTNSTLCFSPNQALLAAKAGASYISPFVGRLDDITQIGMDLVDDIVRIYDNYELPTEIIVASVRNPIHVLEAARMGADICTVPFDVIRQLMKHPLTDIGIEKFLDDWKKVPK, encoded by the coding sequence ATGAAGCTCTTCATAGACACCGCGAAGATCGAGGAGATCAGGGAAGCCAACGCCATGGGCGTGCTCGACGGGGTGACAACAAACCCGTCCCTGGTATCGAGGACCGGCCGCGACTTCAAGACCGTGGTCCACGAGATACTCAGGGAGATTCCGGACAGGCCGGTGAGCCTCGAGACCACGGCGCTGGACGCCCCGGGGATGATCGAGGAGTCGAAGAAACTGGCCGACCTCGGAGAGAACGTCGTCTGCAAGATCCCGACCACGGTAGAGGGGCTCAAGGCGATCCGCTCCCTCTCGGAGATAGGCATAAAGACCAACTCCACGCTCTGCTTCTCGCCGAACCAGGCGCTGCTCGCGGCCAAGGCGGGCGCATCGTACATCAGCCCCTTCGTAGGGAGGCTCGACGACATCACCCAGATCGGCATGGACCTCGTCGACGACATCGTGCGCATCTACGACAACTACGAGCTCCCCACCGAGATCATCGTGGCCAGCGTCCGCAACCCGATACACGTCCTGGAGGCCGCGCGGATGGGCGCGGACATCTGCACGGTGCCGTTCGACGTGATAAGGCAGCTCATGAAGCACCCTCTCACCGACATCGGCATCGAGAAGTTCCTTGACGACTGGAAGAAAGTGCCGAAGTGA
- a CDS encoding gliding-motility protein MglA: MSFINENSKEINCKIVYYGPALSGKSTSLRHIYGEVKRGAPGSMISLAQDDDRTLYFDFVPLNLGEIGGYTVRLHLYTIPGEVGYRQSRALISKGVDGVVFVADSQLPRMEDNIKSLTGLKEILIAEGHDWKSVPMSFAYNKRDLPRAMPPAEMSRYLNAEKRDEFETVAIRGDGVFDAF, from the coding sequence ATGTCCTTCATCAACGAGAACTCAAAAGAGATCAACTGCAAGATCGTCTACTACGGGCCCGCGCTGTCGGGGAAGTCGACGTCGCTCAGGCACATCTACGGCGAGGTGAAGAGGGGCGCTCCGGGCAGCATGATCTCGCTGGCACAGGACGACGACCGCACGCTCTACTTCGATTTCGTGCCGCTGAACCTCGGCGAGATCGGGGGCTACACTGTGAGGCTGCATCTCTACACGATCCCCGGCGAGGTGGGCTACAGGCAGAGCCGCGCGCTGATCTCGAAGGGCGTGGACGGGGTGGTGTTCGTGGCCGACTCGCAGCTCCCCAGGATGGAGGACAACATCAAGAGCCTCACGGGGCTGAAGGAGATACTGATCGCCGAGGGGCACGACTGGAAGTCGGTGCCCATGTCGTTCGCGTACAACAAGCGGGATCTTCCCCGCGCGATGCCCCCGGCCGAGATGTCCCGCTACCTCAACGCCGAAAAGAGGGACGAGTTCGAGACCGTGGCGATCCGGGGCGACGGGGTGTTCGACGCCTTC